Sequence from the Maribellus comscasis genome:
TACACGCGCCTGGATTGAAAAAGCTAAAAATTCTCAGGAAGAGATAAAAGCAGAAATTATTGATATGTTGGGCAGAAAAGGAAACAAATTTGCTCTCGATTTTATCAAAGAAAGCCTGAATTCTTCATCACAAAAAGTAAGAGAAGAATCAATTACAGCGACGGTTAAATTACAGGAAACAAAAGCAATTCCGGTATTGATTGCCCATTTGGCAGCGGGACAAGATATTTCGGCTACAAACAATGCGCTGCTTCAATTGCTTGATCAGAATCATCTGGTGCCGGTTGCAGCGCAAATACCCAAAACTTCGGGCGAAACAAAAGCTGCATTTATTGATTTGATTGCTGCAAAATCAGGTTCTGAATATTTCAGTGAGATTTATGCTCTTACCAACTCTTCAGATCAGGTGGTAAGAAATTCCGCTTTCAACGCTCTAAAAAGAATTTCAAACTCAGAAAACCTGGATCAGCTGATTATGCTTTTGCTTTCATCGATAAATGACGATGAAGTTGGTGAAGTACAGGCTGCTGTTATAACTGCTGCACAAGGCATTGAAGAGGAAAAAAGTGAAAAGGGTAAAGTTCTGGGAGCCTTAAAATCAACCGACGACAAAGAAAGAATTATTGCCATCCTGCCAGAAATTGGCGGCCCTGTTGCGCTTGAAACTGTTGCCGGATTTTTTAATAACTCAAACGGAAAAACAAAAGAAGCTGCGTTTGAAGCATTAACCAACTGGAAAGAATATGATGCTTCAAAAACACTTTATGAAATTTGCCAAACAAACAGTTCTTTCCGCGAAAAAGCTTTTGCAAGCTTTATTCGCCAGGTGCGTTCCGCGAGTATTCCTGATGATCAAAAATTGCTTCAATACCGCAAAGTAATGCCGTTTGCAAAGTCAACACAGGAAAAAACAACGGTTATCAGCTCAATTGGAAATCTTAAAACTTTCCTTGCGTTGGTTTATCTCGAACAATTTCTTGACAAAAGTGAGTTGCAGCAAACAGCCGCACGCTCTGTTATGAAAATTGCACTTCCGGGCTCGGAAGAAAAAGGCTTTTCGGGAGAATTTGTAAAAAACCTTTTGGATAGGGTAACATCTGTTCTGTCAGGTGAAGAAAGTGATTACGATAAAATCAACATTCGGAATTACCTTGAAGATATGCCAAAAGAAAAAGGATTTGTCTCCATGTTTAACGGCAAAAACCTTGAGGGTTGGCAGGGAATGCTTTTGAACGGAAATCCCATTAAAATTGCTGAACTAAGTGAAAAAGAACGCGTCAAAGCTCAGGAAGAAGCCAATAAAAAAATGTTTGAGAACTGGAGTGTCCGGGATGGTCAGATTATTTTTAACGGGCATGGAGCAAACCTTGTTTCAGCAAAAAATTACAAAGACTTTGAGATGATTGTTGACTGGAAAATTACCAAAGAGGGCGACAGCGGCATTTATCTGAGAGGAACACCACAAGTACAAATCTGGGATACATCGCGTGTTGAAGTGGGTGCCCAGGTTGGTTCAGGCGGACTCTACAACAACAATGCCGACAATATTCGAAACCCGCTAAAAGTAGCCGACAATCCTATTGACGAGTGGAACACATTCCGCATTACAATGATCGGTGAGAATGTAACGGTTTATCTAAATGGCGAGCTGATTGTTGACAACGTTCGAATGGACAATTACTGGGATCGCAGTATTCCGATTTTTGAAAGCGGCACAATTGAATTACAGGCCCATGGAAACGAACTGGCTTTCCGCGATATTTATGTTCGCGAAATCAACACCGATCACATCGGGTTAAGCGATAACGAAATTGCTGACGGATTTACTTCACTTTTTAACGGAAAAAATCTGAATGGCTGGCAAGGCAATAAAACTGACTACTATGCTGAAAATGGTGAGTTAATTGTAAACCCAAAACGTGGCGGACATGGAAATCTTTTTACAGAAAAAGAATACAGTGATTTTATTTTCCGTTTTGATTTTCAATTAACACCCGGAGCAAATAACGGGCTCGGAATCCGGGCTCCTCTGGAAGGCGATGCTGCTTATGTGGGAATGGAATTGCAAATTCTGGATAACACGGCAGCGATTTATGCCAACCTGCACGAGTATCAGTACCATGGTTCTGTTTATGGTGTTATCCCGGCAAAGCGAGGATTTCAGAATCCGGTAGGAGAATGGAATTCTGAAGAAGTAATTGTTCAGGGTTCAAAAGTGAAAGTAATTTTGAATGGCGAAACCATTCTGGACGGCGACATCAAAGAAGCCAGCAAAAACGGAACTTTAGATGGCAAAAAACATCCGGGGCTGAAACGTGAAAAAGGCTACATTGGATTTTTGGGGCACGGCTCTGAATTAAAATTCAAAAATATACGGATAAAAGATTTGAATGAGTAAACTTTTGAAGTAACTCAATCGATTCAGTAATAATAGTTTGATTAACTAAAGCAGGGTTTCATTTTGAAGCTCTGCTTTTTTTATTCTCCGGGGAACTACATCAGAAGAATCTTCAGGATTACACTGTGTCCTTCCAAATTTTGCAATAAAAAAAACCGCTTAAAAAAAAGCGGTTCTTCATAATATCTATCTAAATTCTTAAATACTGTCAATTGCGTTCAAATCGTCAAAAGCAACTTTTAAGCGTTCAATCATTGCTTCTTCCGCTTTGCGAATCCAAACACGTGGATCATAAAATTTCTTATTCGGTTTGTCTTCTCCGTCCGGGTTACCAATTTGTCCCTGCAAATAACCGTGGTTAGCTGCTTCAAAATCACGAACACCTTTCCAGTAAGCCCACTGGGTATCGGTATCGATATTCATTTTTATAACACCATATGAAATTGCTTCCCGAATTTCTTCGTGAGTAGATCCGGAACCACCATGGAAAACAAAATTTACTGGTTTTTCTTCTGTTCCCAGTTTTTCCTGAATATATTTTTGGGAGTTATCCAAAATCTTCGGAGTCAGTTTTACGTTCCCTGGTTTATAAACTCCATGAACGTTTCCAAATGAAGCGGCAATCGTAAAGTTAGGACTCACCTTACTTAATTCTTCATAAGCATAACAAACCTCTTCGGGCTGAGTATATAGTTTTGAACTGTCAACACCCGTATTGTCCACACCGTCTTCTTCTCCACCGGTAATACCTAATTCAATTTCAAGGGTCATACCCATTTTACTCATTCTTTCGAGGTACTTTTTACTGATTTCAATATTTTCTTCCAGCGGTTCTTCCGAAAGGTCGAGCATATGTGAGCTGAATAATGGCTTTCCTGTTTCAGCAAAATGCTTTTCACTGGCATCAAGCAGGCCGTCGATCCAGGGTAATAATTTTTTTGCAGCGTGGTCGGTATGTAAAACAACATATACTCCATAGGCTTCTGCCAGGGTATGAATGTGTTTCGCACCGGCAACAGCACCCAAAACCGCTGCTTCCTGTCCTTCCATTTTTAACCCTTTCCCTGCATTAAATACAGCCCCTCCGTTTGAAAACTGAATCATTACCGGAGCGTTAACCTGTTTTGCAGCTTCCATAACGGCGTTAACAGAAGACGAACTTACAACATTCACTGCCGGAAGAGCAAACTGGTTTTCTTTAGCTACCTTGAAAATGAACTGTAAATCGGATCCGGTAACCACACCCGGTTTAACTGCATCAGCTATTTTTCCCATAGTTTCAAATATTTAATTTATTATTGATTACTTAAAAACAACACAAAATTACGATTTCGGTTTTTGGAGTGCAAAATTACGATGTTAACGAAGATTAAATTCTTCATTATTTAATATTACTGATTCACAATTCATTAATTCATTTTGAATTCTGAGAACCTTTATTCTTCTGTCATTTTTTTTGAACCAAAATATTAAAGTTAAATTTTCAGTCATATCCAATTAAGACAGAACACTTGATATAACTAATATAGAGTACACAAAATAAAAGTCAGATGTTCAGGAAGGTATGTTTTGGGCCCGGAAACTAACGGGGTATCTAATATTGAAAGCCAGCTTACTCAAAGGCTTCAGGCCAGTATTTAAAATTTTAATCAGACAGTAGTGTTAAATTTTATATTTCCCGGTTTTCAAATCGGAACGAATTATTGAATTTTAATTACTTTCACCCACCAAAAATTAAAAATCAAATCTAACTCAAATAAAAATGACAGTAAGTTATAAAGATTTAGGTCTGGTAAATAGTAAAGATTTATTTGCCAAAGCTGTTGCAGGGGGATACGCAATTCCTGCATACAATTTTAATAATTTGGAACAACTACAGGCCATTCTTCAGGCTTGTGTTGAAACAAAATCGCCGGTTATTCTGCAGGTTTCGTCAGGTGCCCGCAAATATGCCAATGCCACATTGTTACGTAATATGGCAAAAGGTGCTGTTGAGTACGTTAAAGAACTGGGTTATGAAATCCCGATTGTTCTTCATCTCGACCACGGCGATACTTTCGAACTTTGTAAAGATTGTATCGACAATGGATTTTCATCAGTTATGATTGATGGCTCGCATCATTCCTATGAAGAAAACGTGGCCTTGACCAAAAAAGTAGTTGAATATGCTCACGCACATGGTGTAACTGTTGAAGGAGAGCTGGGTGTTTTGGCAGGGGTTGAAGACGATGTAGTTGCTGAAAAATCAACTTATACCCGTCCGGAAGAAGTAGAAGACTTTGTTGCCAAAACAGGTGTTGATTCGCTGGCAATCTCAATCGGTACTTCCCATGGTGCAAATAAATTTACACCAGAGCAATGCACTAAAAACGAAGATGGAGTTTTAACTCCCCCAATGCTTCGTTTTGATATTTTGGAAGAAATTGAAAAACGTATTCCCGGTTTTCCGATTGTGCTTCACGGATCCTCTTCAGTTCCGCAAGACCAGGTAGCCACTATTAACCAGTTTGGCGGAGCTTTAAAAGATGCAGTGGGTATTCCGGAAGAGTGGTTGCGCAAGGCAGCAAAATCAGCTGTTTGTAAAATCAATATTGATTCTGACGGACGTTTGGCAATGACAGCTGCTATCCGTAAAGTTATGGCTGAAAAACCCGGTGAATTTGATCCTAGAAAATACCTGGGACCTGCCCGCGATTCATTAAAAGAATTGTATAAACACAAAAACGAGGATGTTTTAGGTTCAGCAGGGCAGGCTTAAAAAAACATAAAAAATTGAACAAATAGAAAGGATGACTAATTAAGCAGTCATCCTTTTTTGTTAAATATCACCTATATTTCCTATTCTTGATACCTTGCTCTCTTTAAAAGCAAAAAATTTAATAATGTTTATTATGATTAATACATATTTGACATTTGTCACTTAAAATACGAACAAAAAATCGTTGAATGAAAGCAAGCCCCAGTGTTACCTTAGTGTTACCCTTATGTTAACACAACATTAGCAGCGTATCTAAGAAAGCTAATAACAGCCTCTAGTTATTTAAAGTGATTCTAAATTAGGAAAATACTAAAACCTTTAGTGCAACATATTATTGTTCAATTGCACAATCAAGTGTACATTATATTTCTCAAATCTTATAGAATATTTCTATATAATCCAATATCGTTTATTAGAATATCGATTACATAAATTTTGTATCAGAATTATCCAAAAAAAGAACCAAGAATCAGAACAATTATTAAAGAGGCTTAAAATAAGAAAGCCTTTGTTGTAATATATTCTAAGAAAAATTCTAATTATCAAAATTTCCTTAATTCATAAGTATTATGTAAAATACATAAAATTTGTAACTCCTTATCATATTGACACTTATTTTGAAAAATATACTTTTTCCTATCTTTGAAACGTTATTGAGTTTGAATCTATTTGTAATTATATTGTTAAGTATGTCCATGGTGTTTTCAAATTTAGGCTCAACATTTTTAATGTTGAAAGGGGAGAGATTAATTCTTATAAAGAAATTTATCTATATTTTCCCGATTTTGTTTTTTCTGGTAGTTTCAACTGCCAGCAGTTTTGCAACCGTTTACTATATCAGTAATTCCGGAAACGACAGTAATTCCGGAACCAGTCCCACCGAGGCCTGGCAAACACTGAAAAAAGTAAACAGCTTTTCTCCCGGTCCGGGAGATCAAATCCTCTTTAAAAGGGGGGACAGCTGGGTTGGAACTATTGAAGTTAAAGCTTCCGGAACCAACGGAAGTCCAATCCTTTACGGTGCCTATGGCTCCGGCAACAGACCGGTAATATATGGTTCTGAAACAATTAGCGGTTGGACAAAACATTCCGGGAATATTTTTAAAGCCACGTTTAGTTCCAACGTCGAACAGTTGTTTGTCGATGGAGAAAGACTGGTACTGGCCAGGTACCCTAACAGTGGCTATACCAATGATTCTTATTCCTCCGCATGGAATGGTGCTACTTCAATCGGAAGAAAATCTGCTTACATAATGGGATCATCTGTTGTCAGTCTTCTTGGCAGCATTATTGGTGTAAACGGAACACTGTTAACAAACAAACTGGCTTTCCTCGATTCCGCCGGTGAGTGGTATTACGACAGCGGGAATAATACTGTATATCTGTGGTCGCCGGGAGGAGATTCCCCTGACAACTATATTGTCCGAGGTTCTACTTTGAAATACGGTGTTAACCTGAACGGTAGAGATTACATCACGATTGAAAATATAAACATAAGGGATTCTTATGACAAAGGAATCTATGGGTATGGTTCAAATGATATTACTGTAAACTCATGCGACATCAATTATATCGAACAGTATGGGATTTATATTACAGCTGCAAAAAACTCTGAAATCACAAATAACATCATCTCCAATATAAACAGGAATGGAATATGGATGCATTCGGCTAACTCTCTTGTTGAAGGCAACACCATTTCAAATATAGGGTTGTTTGAAAATTTTCATAAACTGGCAAATGGCCAACAGGTAGGTACAGCAATAATGTCAAGAGCCAACGATTGTACCATTAATTATAATACCATTGACAAATCCGGGTATTGTGGGATTAACTTCTGGGGGAAAAATACCATGGTAAAATATAACTACATCAATAATGCCATGTATGTTCAGTCAGACGGAGGTGCAATTTATACCTACAATGGGCCTTACTATTCAGACCCTGCTTCGGCCGGTTCGGAAGTTCATTATAATATTATTCAAAACAGTAATGGTTCCAATGCAGGGTATACAACAAAGTGGGGCGATGCACATGGTATTTATATGGACGATAAAATACACGATGTATCTGTAAAATACAATACCGTTACAGGATGTTTAAACGGTGGCGGAATATTCCTTCATATTGCAGGAAAAATTGATGTACAATACAATACCGTTGTTGACTGTGCTGTTGGTCTTTTAACTTCAGGGGAGGCAGCAAACAGTTATTATTATAATAATATAGTTTACGCTTTCGACAAACCCGGGAATACAGTTTGGTGGACAAATTCGCACCAAAGAATGACAAAAGTAGATGGCAGGGCAATTTCAGTTTATAACAATAACAAATTTATCCATCACCACACAACAACCAATCCGTTTAATAATTCTTTCAGCTTCTCTGAATGGAAAGCATTTACAAGTCAGGATGCCAATTCAACTTTTGATAATTCTGCTTTGGCTGAAGGTGAAACAGAAGTATTGTTTCTTAACAAACAGAAACAAGCAAAATCAATAAACCTGGGTTCTTCTGTTTACAGGGATATTGACGGAAACAAAGTCTCCGGGACCATCACTCTGCAGCCCTTTACCTCAAAAATCCTTATTAAAACAACTTCCGTAAATAATACAAACCAGAGTCCTGAAATACAGGGACAGGTATTTGAAATCAATTCAGATATCCCGGCAGACGGAGTAGTTGGACAGGTGACGGCAACAGACCCCGACCAGGACCAGCTTGAATATACCATAACCGGCGGAAATACGGAAAATCTGTTTTATATCAATACTTCTTCAGGGGAAATTCTTGCCAAAACAGACATCATGGCAAACGAAGATAAATCTGTGGAGCTTGTTGTGACTGTTACTGACAATGCGGCAAGTCCGTTGTCGGCTTCAGCAATTGTAACAATTAACATTGTTGCACCAGCAAATAACGACGAAACAAATGTAACCCCTGGTGATTTAACGGCACCCGTTATTTCGGATTTCTCTGTACCGGAAACAGCTTCTTCTCCGGAAATACCTGTTTTAACTTTGGAAGCTTCTGACAATACCGCCATTACAGGGTATTTGATTACTGAATCTGAAAATACCCCTGCAGCTGACGACCAAAACTGGTCGGCCTCGGTTCCTGAATCATACACTTTTACTTCAAGCGGCTCCTTTGAACTGTTCGCATGGGCAAAAGATGAAGCCGGAAATGTATCAGCACCGGCAACTGCAACTATAGAAGTCATATTGGATAATTCTATCGTTGAATATGTAACAATTTGTGAAGGGGAAGATTATTTGGGCTGGATGAAATCAGGTATTTATGAGCATTCCCGCACGACAAATGAGCTAACATCTGAAAACTTAATCGAGAACTCAGACTTTACTTCCGGAAGCGCCGGATGGAGATACTGGGGAGCAAGCGGTTACAAATTAGAAGTAAGCACCAATAACGATGAATTCGTTTCGGCTCCTGCAAGTTTACAGGTGTATTGTAAACAGAACAGCACAAATAATGCATCACTACATTTAATAGTTGGAGATAATATACCTCTAGAGGAAGGCAAAACATATGAATTTTCATTTTATGCCAAAGCGACTAAAACATTCAGAGTAGGTAGTATATATGCTCACGAGTGGAAATATCCGTGGGGAAAAACCGGTATTTTTAAGGACAAAAATCCTGTAATTACAGAAAGCTGGGCGAGGTACAATTTAAAGTTTAT
This genomic interval carries:
- the fbaA gene encoding class II fructose-bisphosphate aldolase is translated as MGKIADAVKPGVVTGSDLQFIFKVAKENQFALPAVNVVSSSSVNAVMEAAKQVNAPVMIQFSNGGAVFNAGKGLKMEGQEAAVLGAVAGAKHIHTLAEAYGVYVVLHTDHAAKKLLPWIDGLLDASEKHFAETGKPLFSSHMLDLSEEPLEENIEISKKYLERMSKMGMTLEIELGITGGEEDGVDNTGVDSSKLYTQPEEVCYAYEELSKVSPNFTIAASFGNVHGVYKPGNVKLTPKILDNSQKYIQEKLGTEEKPVNFVFHGGSGSTHEEIREAISYGVIKMNIDTDTQWAYWKGVRDFEAANHGYLQGQIGNPDGEDKPNKKFYDPRVWIRKAEEAMIERLKVAFDDLNAIDSI
- a CDS encoding right-handed parallel beta-helix repeat-containing protein encodes the protein MNLFVIILLSMSMVFSNLGSTFLMLKGERLILIKKFIYIFPILFFLVVSTASSFATVYYISNSGNDSNSGTSPTEAWQTLKKVNSFSPGPGDQILFKRGDSWVGTIEVKASGTNGSPILYGAYGSGNRPVIYGSETISGWTKHSGNIFKATFSSNVEQLFVDGERLVLARYPNSGYTNDSYSSAWNGATSIGRKSAYIMGSSVVSLLGSIIGVNGTLLTNKLAFLDSAGEWYYDSGNNTVYLWSPGGDSPDNYIVRGSTLKYGVNLNGRDYITIENINIRDSYDKGIYGYGSNDITVNSCDINYIEQYGIYITAAKNSEITNNIISNINRNGIWMHSANSLVEGNTISNIGLFENFHKLANGQQVGTAIMSRANDCTINYNTIDKSGYCGINFWGKNTMVKYNYINNAMYVQSDGGAIYTYNGPYYSDPASAGSEVHYNIIQNSNGSNAGYTTKWGDAHGIYMDDKIHDVSVKYNTVTGCLNGGGIFLHIAGKIDVQYNTVVDCAVGLLTSGEAANSYYYNNIVYAFDKPGNTVWWTNSHQRMTKVDGRAISVYNNNKFIHHHTTTNPFNNSFSFSEWKAFTSQDANSTFDNSALAEGETEVLFLNKQKQAKSINLGSSVYRDIDGNKVSGTITLQPFTSKILIKTTSVNNTNQSPEIQGQVFEINSDIPADGVVGQVTATDPDQDQLEYTITGGNTENLFYINTSSGEILAKTDIMANEDKSVELVVTVTDNAASPLSASAIVTINIVAPANNDETNVTPGDLTAPVISDFSVPETASSPEIPVLTLEASDNTAITGYLITESENTPAADDQNWSASVPESYTFTSSGSFELFAWAKDEAGNVSAPATATIEVILDNSIVEYVTICEGEDYLGWMKSGIYEHSRTTNELTSENLIENSDFTSGSAGWRYWGASGYKLEVSTNNDEFVSAPASLQVYCKQNSTNNASLHLIVGDNIPLEEGKTYEFSFYAKATKTFRVGSIYAHEWKYPWGKTGIFKDKNPVITESWARYNLKFIATTTTNHTQIRFYLGNSLPVGESLFLDDVLFYESSATQQTTEQNVITYLTVNPIQYSTETITITEGENYQGWTDSGQYERTLTASTGCDSVVTTILVVESLNNKSAEINSQQQPQINQKTTFEDFIIYPNPANSYVHINFSYVPTDKTTVEVINNSGEILFTHLIETTLNKINLNHLSPGLYFINLRNKHGTNTQKLIIK
- a CDS encoding DUF1080 domain-containing protein, whose product is MKKNISKLFTILLLTVAFLNSFAQDHRTLDTKVADILAQMPTKDLVHRDRVIAEMVELGPEGFQKFSELLVPLGTGDDTAVRFAINSLARYSSAFGKEEEKTFTETQLLKALDAHHNIEVKTFILNQLILVAGDKTVDAIKKYLAEKDLTEPTTQTLTGIGSEKAAWALFEALPKVQEDATRATLVRALGVLEYNQAADAIAHFAETENQKLKKAALAALANIGSPASYKTLYNAAKNVDFTYEATNATEAFLNYTEKLGEKNQVELCKKACKVIFKTNQSAEKLHNYSKALAIYSKYFGADALPLLLEAVDNNDKAFRYSALNLAEKTDDIASTRAWIEKAKNSQEEIKAEIIDMLGRKGNKFALDFIKESLNSSSQKVREESITATVKLQETKAIPVLIAHLAAGQDISATNNALLQLLDQNHLVPVAAQIPKTSGETKAAFIDLIAAKSGSEYFSEIYALTNSSDQVVRNSAFNALKRISNSENLDQLIMLLLSSINDDEVGEVQAAVITAAQGIEEEKSEKGKVLGALKSTDDKERIIAILPEIGGPVALETVAGFFNNSNGKTKEAAFEALTNWKEYDASKTLYEICQTNSSFREKAFASFIRQVRSASIPDDQKLLQYRKVMPFAKSTQEKTTVISSIGNLKTFLALVYLEQFLDKSELQQTAARSVMKIALPGSEEKGFSGEFVKNLLDRVTSVLSGEESDYDKINIRNYLEDMPKEKGFVSMFNGKNLEGWQGMLLNGNPIKIAELSEKERVKAQEEANKKMFENWSVRDGQIIFNGHGANLVSAKNYKDFEMIVDWKITKEGDSGIYLRGTPQVQIWDTSRVEVGAQVGSGGLYNNNADNIRNPLKVADNPIDEWNTFRITMIGENVTVYLNGELIVDNVRMDNYWDRSIPIFESGTIELQAHGNELAFRDIYVREINTDHIGLSDNEIADGFTSLFNGKNLNGWQGNKTDYYAENGELIVNPKRGGHGNLFTEKEYSDFIFRFDFQLTPGANNGLGIRAPLEGDAAYVGMELQILDNTAAIYANLHEYQYHGSVYGVIPAKRGFQNPVGEWNSEEVIVQGSKVKVILNGETILDGDIKEASKNGTLDGKKHPGLKREKGYIGFLGHGSELKFKNIRIKDLNE
- a CDS encoding class II fructose-bisphosphate aldolase, which produces MTVSYKDLGLVNSKDLFAKAVAGGYAIPAYNFNNLEQLQAILQACVETKSPVILQVSSGARKYANATLLRNMAKGAVEYVKELGYEIPIVLHLDHGDTFELCKDCIDNGFSSVMIDGSHHSYEENVALTKKVVEYAHAHGVTVEGELGVLAGVEDDVVAEKSTYTRPEEVEDFVAKTGVDSLAISIGTSHGANKFTPEQCTKNEDGVLTPPMLRFDILEEIEKRIPGFPIVLHGSSSVPQDQVATINQFGGALKDAVGIPEEWLRKAAKSAVCKINIDSDGRLAMTAAIRKVMAEKPGEFDPRKYLGPARDSLKELYKHKNEDVLGSAGQA